In one window of Candidatus Limnocylindrales bacterium DNA:
- a CDS encoding helix-turn-helix transcriptional regulator: MHVPGYQRSARERRNVAPTCGHVIDRPAPLSIRVVHPDPLWSAPMKTKLSKILYDKGWTEMELSRRTGLAQSYINRVKNARVVPTVRTALKICRALNVAVEDAFVYEDKPYGVTHSVYFPSSHALVAED, from the coding sequence ATGCACGTTCCGGGATATCAGCGCTCGGCGCGTGAACGTCGTAACGTCGCGCCGACATGCGGCCATGTCATTGACCGTCCGGCGCCGCTTTCGATACGCGTGGTGCATCCCGATCCGCTCTGGAGTGCGCCGATGAAAACCAAGCTTTCGAAGATTCTCTACGACAAGGGCTGGACCGAAATGGAGCTTTCGCGGCGCACGGGTCTCGCGCAGAGTTACATCAACCGGGTCAAGAACGCGCGCGTCGTGCCGACGGTCCGCACCGCGCTCAAGATCTGCCGTGCGCTCAACGTCGCCGTCGAGGACGCGTTCGTCTACGAGGACAAGCCGTACGGTGTCACGCATTCCGTGTATTTTCCGAGCTCCCACGCCCTGGTCGCCGAGGACTGA
- the dusB gene encoding tRNA dihydrouridine synthase DusB — MEPGLLRPLSIGPVVTRTNLILSPMSGVTDCAFRTTVLEASGRDAVGLLVSEFVAAEGLSRDNAKTIAMLRYQEVERPFSIQIFGADVDRMVRAAEMVEEIGADIVDINCGCPAPKVVRRGGGAQLMRTPDVLRDILVAVRAAVSIPVTVKIRAGWDDASRNAVEVARMVEGEGAAMLAVHGRTRLQLYSGESDWNLIGEVASRLSIPVIGSGDVIDAEGALERLRGGYADGVMIGRGAISNPWIFGQTLALANGYEVRDPSTLERIAILEHFAGSLAETKDLRAYLGRLRGLACHMAKGLPGGAATRRVLGKATLPADILRIVREFLLEGRRFEELVEDDARLPVMPTADADGDAIAEVA, encoded by the coding sequence ATGGAGCCCGGGCTGCTGAGGCCGCTTTCGATCGGACCGGTCGTCACGCGCACCAACCTCATCCTTTCACCGATGTCGGGAGTGACCGACTGCGCGTTCCGCACCACCGTGCTCGAGGCCAGCGGTCGGGATGCCGTCGGCCTGCTCGTCAGCGAATTCGTCGCGGCGGAAGGCCTTTCGCGCGACAACGCCAAGACCATCGCGATGCTCCGCTACCAGGAAGTCGAGCGGCCGTTCTCGATCCAGATCTTCGGCGCCGACGTCGACCGCATGGTGCGTGCCGCCGAGATGGTCGAGGAGATCGGCGCCGACATCGTCGACATCAACTGCGGTTGCCCGGCGCCGAAGGTCGTTCGTCGCGGAGGCGGCGCCCAGCTGATGCGCACACCCGACGTGCTGCGCGACATCCTCGTCGCGGTGCGTGCCGCGGTCTCCATCCCGGTAACGGTCAAGATCCGCGCCGGCTGGGACGATGCCAGCCGCAACGCCGTCGAAGTCGCACGCATGGTCGAAGGCGAAGGCGCGGCGATGCTGGCGGTGCACGGGCGCACCCGGCTCCAGCTCTACAGCGGCGAATCCGACTGGAACCTGATCGGCGAGGTCGCGAGCCGGCTCTCGATCCCGGTGATCGGTAGCGGTGACGTCATCGATGCCGAAGGCGCGCTCGAGCGGCTGCGCGGCGGTTACGCCGACGGTGTGATGATCGGCCGCGGCGCGATCTCCAACCCGTGGATCTTCGGACAGACGCTCGCGCTCGCGAATGGATACGAGGTCCGCGACCCGTCCACGCTCGAGCGCATCGCGATCCTCGAACACTTTGCCGGCTCGCTTGCCGAAACCAAGGACCTGCGGGCCTATCTCGGTCGCCTGCGCGGGCTTGCGTGTCACATGGCCAAGGGTCTTCCGGGCGGCGCGGCCACAAGGCGCGTGCTCGGCAAGGCGACGCTTCCCGCCGACATCCTGCGCATCGTGCGCGAGTTCCTGCTCGAAGGCCGCCGCTTCGAAGAGCTCGTCGAAGACGACGCCCGCCTCCCGGTGATGCCGACTGCTGACGCCGACGGCGATGCGATCGCCGAAGTCGCCTGA
- a CDS encoding 6-carboxytetrahydropterin synthase, which translates to MQSSFEVFVSKESFKFNAAHFIAYPGFRERLHGHNYRVSVRMEGPVGDDGYVVDFGDIKRATREVCATLNERVIVPMLSDVLKIEVDATEVRMTCEDGMRFSFPLGDCVLLDIRHSSAEELAAFLGERLKSELPILARRGVRVLEVGVAEAPGQEARFRIEL; encoded by the coding sequence ATGCAGTCGAGCTTCGAGGTCTTCGTCAGCAAGGAATCCTTCAAGTTCAATGCGGCGCATTTCATCGCGTATCCGGGTTTCCGCGAGCGCCTGCACGGGCACAACTACCGCGTGTCGGTGCGGATGGAAGGTCCGGTCGGCGACGACGGCTACGTCGTCGATTTCGGCGACATCAAGCGCGCGACCCGCGAAGTCTGTGCGACGCTGAATGAGCGCGTGATCGTCCCGATGCTGTCGGACGTGCTGAAGATCGAAGTCGACGCCACGGAAGTCCGCATGACCTGCGAGGACGGCATGCGCTTTTCGTTTCCGCTCGGCGACTGCGTGCTGCTCGACATCCGGCATTCGTCGGCCGAAGAGCTTGCGGCGTTTCTCGGCGAGCGTCTGAAGTCCGAGCTTCCGATCCTCGCGCGCCGCGGCGTGCGCGTCCTCGAAGTCGGCGTGGCCGAAGCTCCGGGTCAGGAAGCCCGCTTCCGGATCGAGCTGTGA
- a CDS encoding aminopeptidase P N-terminal domain-containing protein, with protein MTLHGPPPKAFAERRAAVRAALDGAVLFLPETPEAVYANDVHYTYRPDTNVRYLSGFEEPCALLLSNHGKEEDGFTLCVRARDEKSETWTGKRAGVEGARETYGADHAFPIEETWAVLLRQLRRADRLFYAHSRDPHVNQRVLELVHEANAERPRRGGDPIVVSEATALLAEFRLHKRPEEIDRMREAGRISAAAHMRLMETLRPGQTEYQAQALLEYEFRYGGCTGPAYGSICAGGANATVLHYTSNDRALADGELLLVDAAGEYGGYCADITRTFPVGASFSAGQAELYDIALAAQEASIEAVRPGIAIEEVHRTALRVLVEGLISIGLLTGTVDECIERNAYTPFYMHNTSHWLGMDVHDAGSYRTSGSSRVLEEGMVLTVEPGLYVRSDLLVDEKFRGVGIRIEDDILVTAGGREIMTSDVIKGRGEIEKIRKRALAAKPSAAKPLAAKA; from the coding sequence ATGACTCTTCACGGTCCGCCGCCCAAAGCGTTTGCCGAGCGGCGAGCGGCAGTGCGCGCCGCGCTCGACGGCGCGGTTCTGTTCCTCCCCGAGACGCCGGAGGCGGTGTACGCCAACGACGTCCACTACACGTATCGTCCCGACACCAACGTGCGCTACCTCAGCGGCTTCGAGGAGCCTTGCGCGCTGCTGCTGTCGAATCACGGCAAGGAAGAAGACGGCTTTACGCTGTGCGTACGCGCGCGCGACGAGAAGTCCGAGACGTGGACCGGAAAACGCGCGGGCGTCGAAGGCGCGCGCGAAACCTACGGCGCTGACCATGCGTTCCCGATCGAAGAGACGTGGGCAGTGCTGCTCCGGCAGCTTCGGCGCGCCGACCGGCTCTTTTACGCACACAGCCGCGATCCGCACGTCAACCAGCGCGTTCTCGAGCTGGTGCATGAGGCCAACGCCGAACGGCCGCGGCGCGGCGGCGACCCGATCGTAGTCAGCGAAGCCACGGCGCTGCTGGCCGAATTCCGCCTGCACAAACGGCCCGAGGAGATCGATCGTATGCGCGAGGCGGGCCGCATCAGTGCGGCCGCGCACATGCGGCTGATGGAAACGTTGCGTCCGGGCCAGACCGAGTACCAGGCGCAGGCGCTTCTCGAGTACGAGTTCCGCTACGGCGGCTGCACCGGGCCTGCGTACGGCAGCATCTGTGCCGGCGGCGCCAACGCGACCGTGCTGCACTACACCAGCAACGACCGCGCGCTTGCCGACGGCGAGCTGCTGCTCGTCGACGCGGCCGGAGAGTACGGCGGCTACTGCGCCGACATCACGCGAACGTTCCCCGTCGGCGCGTCGTTCAGCGCCGGCCAGGCGGAGCTCTACGACATCGCGCTTGCGGCCCAGGAGGCATCGATCGAGGCCGTGCGCCCCGGCATCGCCATTGAGGAAGTCCATCGCACCGCGCTTCGCGTGCTGGTCGAAGGTCTGATCTCGATCGGGCTGCTGACCGGTACCGTCGACGAATGCATCGAGCGCAACGCGTACACGCCGTTCTACATGCACAACACCAGTCACTGGCTCGGCATGGACGTGCACGACGCCGGCAGCTACCGCACGTCCGGAAGCTCGCGCGTGCTCGAGGAAGGCATGGTGCTGACCGTCGAGCCCGGTCTCTACGTGCGCAGCGACCTGCTGGTCGACGAGAAGTTCCGCGGCGTCGGCATCCGCATCGAGGATGACATCCTGGTGACGGCCGGCGGCCGCGAAATCATGACGAGCGACGTAATCAAGGGTCGCGGCGAGATCGAAAAGATCCGCAAGCGCGCGCTCGCCGCAAAGCCGTCCGCCGCGAAGCCGTTGGCAGCGAAGGCGTGA
- the sppA gene encoding signal peptide peptidase SppA yields the protein MFARFRLFVRLASFAVLAVALWLWMRGPTIASGSYLVVDVAGSFSESPPGNFLSRLIDRGHSIAIFDEAMRKVRHDGRIAGVIVRIGALDAGWAQAEEIRSALSLVKAAGKRVIAELEVELSPASKEIFIASAADAVYVAPASAPMLTGMQAQAVFLGGVWPKVDVRMQVEQIREYKSAGDELSRESMTPAHREMLESILDDVHAQLVRTLASARNLVPAELDKAINRGITKPQQLVDAGIANAVRAPSEVLSELGSGTPPETVKEEIYTRVTPASLGIGDGPSIAVVHAVGAITTGKSRPGGGSAGSRTVSEALAEAARDNDISAIVLRVASPGGSPAASDEIWLAIRDAAKKKPVIASLGDVAASGGYYLASAANRIVAAPGTLTGSIGVVFFKPDVSGLLERVGVHTESLSRGRYSRLFDLDKPMDAEELALVRDQINDTYRLFLERVATGRKKKPEDIDRFGGGRVWTGQQAFERGLVDEIGTFADAVHAAANAAGIHDPDKVQLVYYPKKDSLVAQLADLGGQVRAQSDPVARIAQALGEARLELLLDPGIQAVAETVPTIE from the coding sequence ATGTTCGCACGTTTCCGATTGTTCGTTCGTTTGGCCAGCTTTGCGGTCCTCGCCGTGGCGCTGTGGCTGTGGATGCGGGGGCCGACGATCGCTTCCGGCAGTTATCTCGTCGTCGATGTCGCAGGTTCGTTTTCGGAATCCCCACCGGGAAATTTCCTTTCGCGCCTGATCGACCGCGGGCATTCGATCGCGATCTTCGACGAAGCGATGCGCAAGGTGCGCCATGACGGCCGCATCGCCGGCGTGATCGTGCGCATCGGTGCGCTCGATGCCGGCTGGGCGCAGGCCGAGGAAATCCGCAGCGCACTGTCGCTGGTCAAGGCGGCCGGCAAAAGGGTCATCGCCGAGCTCGAAGTCGAGCTGTCCCCGGCCAGCAAGGAGATCTTCATCGCGTCGGCCGCCGACGCCGTGTACGTCGCGCCGGCTTCGGCGCCGATGCTGACCGGCATGCAGGCCCAGGCGGTATTTCTCGGCGGTGTGTGGCCCAAAGTCGACGTCCGCATGCAGGTCGAGCAGATCCGCGAATACAAGAGCGCGGGCGACGAGCTTTCGCGCGAGTCGATGACGCCCGCCCACCGCGAGATGCTCGAATCGATCCTCGACGACGTGCACGCCCAGCTCGTGCGCACGCTCGCAAGCGCACGCAACCTGGTTCCGGCCGAGCTCGACAAGGCGATCAACCGCGGGATTACCAAGCCCCAGCAGCTCGTCGATGCCGGCATCGCCAACGCCGTGCGCGCACCGTCGGAAGTGCTGTCCGAGCTCGGCAGCGGCACTCCGCCCGAAACAGTCAAGGAAGAGATCTACACGCGCGTCACACCGGCCTCGCTCGGAATCGGCGACGGCCCGTCGATTGCCGTCGTGCACGCGGTTGGTGCGATCACGACCGGGAAGAGCCGGCCGGGCGGCGGAAGCGCCGGCTCGCGGACCGTCAGCGAAGCGCTCGCTGAAGCTGCGCGCGACAACGATATCTCCGCGATCGTGCTGCGCGTGGCGAGCCCCGGCGGCTCGCCGGCGGCATCCGACGAGATCTGGCTCGCGATTCGCGATGCGGCAAAGAAAAAGCCCGTCATCGCATCTCTCGGCGACGTGGCGGCTTCCGGCGGCTACTACCTTGCGTCGGCAGCCAACCGCATCGTGGCTGCACCCGGAACGCTTACCGGCTCGATCGGTGTCGTGTTTTTCAAGCCGGATGTCAGCGGCCTGCTCGAGCGCGTCGGCGTGCACACCGAATCCCTGTCGCGCGGTCGTTATTCGCGGCTCTTCGATCTCGACAAGCCGATGGATGCCGAAGAGCTCGCGCTCGTGCGCGACCAGATCAACGACACGTACCGCCTCTTCCTCGAGCGCGTCGCCACCGGACGCAAGAAAAAGCCCGAGGATATCGATCGCTTCGGCGGCGGGCGGGTGTGGACCGGGCAGCAGGCTTTCGAGCGCGGCCTCGTCGACGAGATCGGCACGTTCGCCGACGCCGTCCATGCGGCGGCCAACGCCGCCGGAATTCACGATCCGGACAAGGTCCAGCTCGTGTATTATCCGAAGAAGGACAGCCTGGTCGCGCAGCTTGCCGACCTCGGCGGCCAGGTGCGGGCACAGAGTGACCCCGTCGCCCGTATCGCGCAGGCTCTCGGCGAAGCACGCCTCGAGCTGCTGCTCGATCCCGGCATCCAGGCGGTAGCCGAGACCGTTCCGACCATCGAGTAA
- a CDS encoding ester cyclase: protein MTGAELEAHTRKINDETYAAWNAHDPDRVAAVFAVNAVLREAGSGVEHGGRAAIRERAVLLLTAFPDFRLEKVVLLVDGRRHADRWIMTGTHDGELFGIPATGKKIQLEGSTFTTLDDDGLVIEDVQYTDNASLAVQLGLG, encoded by the coding sequence ATGACCGGTGCCGAGCTCGAAGCGCACACCAGGAAAATCAACGACGAAACCTACGCGGCCTGGAACGCCCACGACCCGGATCGCGTGGCGGCGGTGTTCGCGGTGAACGCGGTGCTGCGCGAAGCGGGATCGGGCGTCGAGCACGGCGGCCGGGCAGCGATTCGCGAGCGCGCGGTGCTGCTGCTCACCGCGTTCCCCGATTTTCGGCTGGAGAAAGTCGTGCTGCTGGTCGACGGACGTCGTCATGCCGACCGGTGGATCATGACGGGCACGCACGATGGTGAGCTGTTCGGCATCCCGGCGACCGGAAAGAAGATCCAGCTCGAGGGATCGACGTTCACGACACTCGACGACGACGGGCTGGTGATCGAGGACGTGCAGTACACCGACAACGCATCACTCGCCGTGCAGCTCGGCCTCGGCTAG